The Anolis carolinensis isolate JA03-04 chromosome 2, rAnoCar3.1.pri, whole genome shotgun sequence genome has a window encoding:
- the LOC107982481 gene encoding kyphoscoliosis peptidase-like isoform X1, with translation MAVCSGYARLFEKMCSIAGIRCKTITGTFERHTWNAVYIDGKWHLLDCTFGSGFVDDGKFTFRYDELYFLTHPDLFEQDHTPDCFILKIFVKLGLHILEWVEWIWKGISECYQNIVEPIYKKIASWFSCKTSLQELSSFFL, from the exons ATGGCTGTGTGTAGTGGATATGCTAGACTTTTTGAAAAAATGTGCAG TATTGCAGGAATACGTTGCAAAACAATAACAGGGACTTTTGAAAGACATACCTGGAATGCTGTTTACATTGATGGAAAGTGGCACCTTTTGGACTGCACATTTGGGAGCGGCTTTGTGGATGATGGCAAGTTCACTTTCAG ATATGATGAACTTTACTTTCTTACCCATCCTGATCTGTTTGAACAGGATCATACCCCAGATTGCTTTATATTGAAGATTTTTGTAAAGCTGGGTCTACATATACTTG AATGGGTAGAATGGATCTGGAAAGGGATCTCAGAATGTTATCAGAATATTGTTGAGCCAATTTACAAGAAAATTGCCAGTTGGTTTTCTTGTAAGACATCACTGCAAGAACTTTCGTCTTTTTTTCTGTGA
- the LOC107982481 gene encoding kyphoscoliosis peptidase-like isoform X2, with protein MAVCSGYARLFEKMCSIAGIRCKTITGTFERHTWNAVYIDGKWHLLDCTFGSGFVDDGKFTFRYDELYFLTHPDLFEQDHTPDCFILKIFVKLGLHILALSSEINQLHRTDHVVQMPYHHLPKRLLYSQFKNGKQNVDE; from the exons ATGGCTGTGTGTAGTGGATATGCTAGACTTTTTGAAAAAATGTGCAG TATTGCAGGAATACGTTGCAAAACAATAACAGGGACTTTTGAAAGACATACCTGGAATGCTGTTTACATTGATGGAAAGTGGCACCTTTTGGACTGCACATTTGGGAGCGGCTTTGTGGATGATGGCAAGTTCACTTTCAG ATATGATGAACTTTACTTTCTTACCCATCCTGATCTGTTTGAACAGGATCATACCCCAGATTGCTTTATATTGAAGATTTTTGTAAAGCTGGGTCTACATATACTTG CTCTTTCCAGTGAAATTAATCAACTTCACAGGACtgaccatgttgtccaaatgccctatcaccatctcccaaagcggttactatactctcaattcaagaatggaaaacagaatgttgatgaatag